From Microvirgula aerodenitrificans DSM 15089:
CACCGGCCAGGTTGACCGCCACGCGCTGGCCGGCATGGGCACTGTCGGTTGCCCGGTTCTGTGCATGCAGGCTGCGTACCCGCAGCGGCCGGTTGCGACCGGTCAGCCAGACGGTGTCGCCGACGGCGACCCGCCCGGAGAAAGCGGTGCCGGTCACTACCAGCCCGCTGCCGGTCAGGGTGAAGGCGCGGTCGATGGCGTGACGGAAACGTCGCGTTTCCCGCGCCGACTGGCTGGCCGGCAGGCCGACCAGATGGTCGCGCAGTGCGTCGATGCCGCTGCCGTCCAGGCTGGCGACGGTGAACAGCGGGCTGTCGGCCAGCCGTGTCGGCGCCAGCAGGGCGCGGACTTCCGCTGCGACTTCGGCGTGGCGGGCGTCGTTGACCAGATCACGCTTGCTCAGCACCACGCTGGCCCGGGTCAGACCGAGCAGATGCAGGATGGCCAGGTGTTCGCGTGTCTGCGGCATTACGCCGTCATCGCAGGCGACGATCAGCAGCGCATAGTCGATGCCGGCGACACCGGCCAGCATATTGGTCAGGAATTTTTCATGACCGGGCACATCGATAAAGCCCAGTGAGCGGCCATCGGCCAGCGGCAGATAGGCGTAGCCGAGGTCGATGGTCATTCCGCGCTTTTTTTCTTCCGGCAGACGGTCGGCATCGGTGCCGGTCAGGGCGCGGACAAGGGCGGTCTTGCCGTGGTCGACATGTCCGGCAGTGGCGATGATCATGGGGCGGGTCCGGTCAGTGGGCGGGCGCGGCGGACAGTGCGGCGAGGTTGGCGCAGAAGCCGGCCTCGTCGTCCAGCAGCCGCAGGTCGAGGCAGAGCTTGCCGGCCGACAGCCGGCCGATCACTGGCGAGGGCAGCTCGCGCAGGCGCTGGGCAAAGGCTTCCAGCGTCTTGCCGCGACCATCGCGCGGTTCGATGCAGATCGCCCAGCTCGGCAACCGGTCCACCGGCAGCGAGCCGCTGCCGATCTGCGACAGGCAGGCCTGATCGTCTACCCGGAATGCCTCGCCCGCAGCCAGGGTCAGGGCCGGCAGCAGGCGGCCGGCCACGGCGCGGATCTCGGTCTGGGCCCGGGTCAGGTAGCGCAGTGTGGGCAGGGTATCCGGCAGCCGGTCGGGCTCCAGATACAGGCGCAACGTGGCTTCCAGTGCTGCCAGCGACAGTTTGTCGCAACGCAGTGCCCGCTTCAGCGGGTGCTTCTGGATGCGTGCAATCCAGTCGCGGCGGCCGATGATCAGGCCGGCCTGCGGACCGCCGAGCAGCTTGTCGCCGGAGAAGGTCACGACGTCGATGCCGGCGGCGATCATCTGCTGCGGCATCGGCTCTGCCGGCAGCCCGTGGCGGGACAGGTCGATCAGGGCGCCGCTGCCGAGGTCGGTCGCCAGCGGCAGGCCGTGTTCGCGTGCCAGCGGCGCCAGTTCGGACTCGCTGACACTGGCGGTAAAACCCTCGATCGCATAATTGCTGGTATGGACCTTCATCAGCAGCGCGGTATCAGCACTGATGGCATCGCGGTAGTCG
This genomic window contains:
- the selA gene encoding L-seryl-tRNA(Sec) selenium transferase, which translates into the protein MPDLRALFARLPGIDALLNHAGLNLPLARHGRDAVVAAARQVLDGARAHIRDHAVLPAWASDAGALARRIAADCADRQRLALRPVYNLTGTVLHTNLGRAVQAEAAVEAVTRAMRHAVTLEYDLDGAGRGHRDSAISELLASITGAEAACVVNNNAAAVLITLATLAAGREVIVSRGELVEIGGAFRMPDVMRQAGCRLVEVGATNRTHLRDYRDAISADTALLMKVHTSNYAIEGFTASVSESELAPLAREHGLPLATDLGSGALIDLSRHGLPAEPMPQQMIAAGIDVVTFSGDKLLGGPQAGLIIGRRDWIARIQKHPLKRALRCDKLSLAALEATLRLYLEPDRLPDTLPTLRYLTRAQTEIRAVAGRLLPALTLAAGEAFRVDDQACLSQIGSGSLPVDRLPSWAICIEPRDGRGKTLEAFAQRLRELPSPVIGRLSAGKLCLDLRLLDDEAGFCANLAALSAAPAH